A single genomic interval of Terriglobus albidus harbors:
- a CDS encoding SDR family NAD(P)-dependent oxidoreductase, whose protein sequence is MRVAIVTGAAQGIGRRTAEVLGEAGYTLLLLDMQSCEATLSAVRATGAEAEALTGDITDEAFIAQAVSLVAERWGRVDVLVNNAGISFIAPAETVEASAFRRVLEVNLVAPFVLSRAFGSIMLAQREGSIVNVASIAGLVGVSDRTAYNASKHGLIGLTRTLAGEWGGRGVRVNAVCPGWVKTEMDVADQAGGGYTDDDITGRVPMARFASPDDIARAILFLADPAQSGFINGQALAVDGGWTADGSWQSLRMRKR, encoded by the coding sequence ATGCGAGTTGCCATCGTAACGGGAGCGGCGCAGGGCATCGGGCGCAGAACTGCCGAAGTCCTCGGTGAGGCGGGTTATACCCTTCTACTGCTCGATATGCAGTCTTGTGAAGCTACGCTCTCGGCGGTGCGTGCGACGGGCGCTGAAGCAGAAGCGCTCACCGGTGATATCACTGACGAGGCTTTTATCGCGCAGGCCGTATCTCTGGTCGCGGAACGTTGGGGGCGTGTCGATGTGCTCGTCAACAATGCAGGCATCAGCTTCATCGCTCCTGCCGAGACCGTAGAAGCCTCCGCCTTCCGCCGCGTGCTTGAGGTGAACCTCGTCGCGCCCTTCGTTCTCTCCCGGGCCTTCGGCTCCATTATGCTCGCGCAGCGAGAGGGCAGTATCGTCAATGTTGCGTCGATCGCCGGTCTCGTCGGTGTGAGTGACCGTACCGCGTATAACGCATCCAAGCACGGCCTCATCGGACTGACCCGCACCCTTGCCGGAGAGTGGGGCGGACGCGGGGTTCGCGTCAATGCCGTCTGCCCCGGCTGGGTCAAAACAGAGATGGATGTTGCCGACCAGGCCGGCGGAGGCTACACCGACGACGACATCACCGGCCGTGTTCCCATGGCCCGCTTCGCGAGTCCCGATGATATCGCCCGCGCCATCCTCTTCCTCGCCGACCCAGCCCAGAGCGGCTTCATCAACGGCCAGGCCCTCGCTGTCGATGGCGGCTGGACCGCCGATGGAAGCTGGCAAAGCCTCCGCATGCGCAAGCGTTAG
- a CDS encoding ABC transporter permease — protein sequence MSWMRFLHRKRSDTELQNEIEAFLSEETADNVARGMSPDEARRQARLKFGNPQKVRESLWMQNTPQRLAGVARDVKYAFRTLSRTPGFTIIAIAVMALCIGAATSLFTVVRSVLLRPLPFRDPARLVMVYEHFRGGELSYHPVAPADFYDWRSKTHGFEDMAIMRWAGYNLTGVRNELPESVRAAAASSNLFSLLGVKPVLGRDFTEADDLRGSAVVMLTWSVFERRFAGDAKIVGGQIHLDGRPYTVAGVLPSWFTYPDAGIQLWVPYKADASAEMLQHHDWHGSQVVARLRPDVSLAGAIAQVGAIQYQNHLQYPHDPVAEEVVSRSLNEDLAGDVKKPLTLMLSAVGCMLLIGCLNVANLLVARGAARQKEVAIRSALGAQRATLIREQMAESVLICAAGGVGGILLSLGATEWLAKTWKDLPTAQSIHMDGAVIAFACALMFAAALIAGLLPALSTTGESMLKALQTSVRTGSSSVSRTALRKSLLTAEIGITVVLLVAAGLLLKSFMQLRAANVGCVVDNTLTLQYNLPGKKYDTPEKRNAFNEALLARVRAMPGVRGAALGTTVAGTGYWGTDEFTVKEHPPLKTGEHLPDALTRWVDPGYFSALGIPLVSGRFFTSDERGERSYKVMVSHQFVQQYFAGEDPIGKHLRLPGRAHDGAPNLVDWEIVGVVGDILYQVGKEPKATAYLPIFEGRSEATLAVHTATDPLQFSVPVQKQIASLDPELPVSDVLTMNQIIGASLVNASLSATLVLAFAVLSLILASVGLYGVLSYLTTQRTSELGIRMALGAQRDQLLQLMLMDGLRPALFGLGLGLVMSFAATRIFQSMLFGTKPLDPVVLSGVIATLLTVAALACLAPAWRASRLDPMKALRTE from the coding sequence ATGAGCTGGATGCGATTCCTGCACCGCAAGCGCTCCGACACCGAGTTGCAGAACGAGATTGAGGCCTTTCTTAGCGAAGAAACCGCGGATAACGTAGCGCGGGGGATGTCGCCTGACGAAGCCCGGCGACAGGCCCGGCTGAAATTTGGCAACCCCCAGAAGGTGCGCGAATCGCTGTGGATGCAAAACACTCCCCAACGTTTGGCCGGTGTCGCTCGCGACGTAAAATACGCCTTTCGAACGTTGAGCCGAACACCCGGATTCACCATCATCGCGATCGCGGTGATGGCTCTTTGCATCGGCGCGGCCACCTCTCTTTTCACCGTTGTGCGTTCGGTGCTGCTGCGGCCGCTGCCTTTTCGCGACCCCGCCCGGCTGGTAATGGTGTACGAACACTTCCGGGGAGGGGAATTGAGCTACCACCCGGTTGCGCCGGCCGACTTCTACGACTGGCGCTCGAAGACCCACGGCTTTGAAGACATGGCAATCATGCGCTGGGCCGGGTACAACCTCACCGGTGTGCGTAACGAATTGCCGGAGTCGGTCCGCGCAGCGGCAGCTTCCTCGAACCTGTTTTCCCTGCTGGGAGTGAAGCCGGTACTGGGCCGGGACTTTACGGAGGCGGACGATCTGCGCGGCAGCGCCGTTGTGATGTTGACCTGGAGCGTCTTTGAGAGGCGGTTCGCAGGCGACGCGAAGATTGTGGGAGGCCAGATTCACCTTGACGGCAGACCCTACACAGTGGCCGGCGTGCTGCCCTCGTGGTTCACGTATCCCGATGCCGGAATTCAGCTGTGGGTTCCTTACAAGGCCGATGCCAGTGCTGAGATGCTGCAGCATCACGACTGGCATGGGAGCCAGGTGGTGGCCAGGCTTCGCCCTGATGTAAGCCTGGCCGGCGCAATCGCGCAGGTCGGCGCCATACAGTACCAGAATCATCTGCAGTACCCGCACGATCCGGTGGCTGAAGAGGTTGTTTCGCGCTCACTGAACGAGGATCTCGCCGGAGATGTGAAGAAGCCGCTGACGTTGATGCTTTCCGCAGTCGGCTGCATGCTGCTTATCGGCTGCCTCAATGTCGCCAACCTGCTGGTGGCGCGGGGCGCGGCACGGCAGAAGGAGGTGGCGATACGAAGCGCCCTCGGTGCTCAGCGAGCCACGCTGATTCGCGAGCAGATGGCCGAGAGTGTTCTGATTTGCGCAGCCGGCGGTGTGGGCGGGATTCTGCTGTCATTGGGCGCCACTGAGTGGCTGGCAAAAACCTGGAAGGACCTGCCCACCGCGCAGAGCATTCATATGGATGGCGCGGTGATTGCGTTTGCCTGCGCGCTCATGTTCGCTGCGGCGCTGATTGCAGGCTTGCTGCCCGCGCTTTCCACAACAGGTGAGTCGATGTTGAAGGCTCTGCAAACCTCGGTCCGGACCGGCTCGAGCAGCGTTTCTCGCACCGCGCTCAGAAAGTCGCTGCTCACGGCGGAGATTGGAATCACAGTGGTGCTGCTGGTGGCCGCCGGGCTGCTGCTCAAAAGCTTTATGCAATTGCGCGCCGCCAATGTCGGGTGCGTCGTAGACAACACGCTCACTTTGCAATACAACCTGCCCGGCAAGAAGTACGACACGCCGGAGAAACGAAACGCATTCAACGAAGCGCTGCTGGCGCGAGTGAGAGCTATGCCCGGAGTTCGGGGCGCTGCATTGGGAACCACGGTCGCGGGAACAGGATACTGGGGCACCGACGAATTCACGGTGAAGGAGCATCCTCCGCTCAAGACGGGCGAACACTTACCCGACGCGCTGACGCGCTGGGTCGATCCAGGCTATTTCAGTGCTCTGGGAATTCCGCTTGTGAGCGGACGGTTCTTTACCAGCGACGAACGGGGTGAGCGCTCGTACAAGGTGATGGTGAGCCATCAGTTTGTTCAGCAATATTTCGCAGGCGAAGATCCTATCGGCAAGCATCTGCGCCTTCCCGGGCGCGCCCACGATGGAGCGCCAAACCTGGTGGACTGGGAGATTGTGGGTGTCGTCGGCGATATCCTGTACCAGGTCGGCAAGGAGCCGAAAGCGACAGCGTATCTCCCCATCTTTGAGGGCCGTAGCGAAGCGACGCTCGCGGTTCACACGGCAACGGATCCGTTGCAATTCTCGGTGCCGGTGCAAAAACAGATCGCGTCGCTCGATCCTGAACTTCCGGTCTCAGATGTGCTCACCATGAACCAGATCATTGGCGCGTCCCTGGTGAATGCGAGCCTGAGTGCAACTCTTGTTCTGGCGTTTGCTGTTTTGTCGCTGATTCTTGCTTCGGTGGGATTGTACGGCGTGCTCTCGTACCTCACCACGCAGCGGACCTCGGAACTGGGAATCCGCATGGCGCTCGGCGCGCAACGAGATCAGCTGTTGCAGTTGATGCTGATGGATGGCCTGCGGCCGGCGCTGTTCGGACTGGGGCTTGGTTTGGTGATGAGCTTCGCGGCGACACGCATCTTCCAGTCGATGCTTTTCGGAACGAAGCCTCTCGATCCTGTGGTGCTCTCCGGAGTGATTGCGACGCTGCTGACGGTTGCGGCTCTGGCCTGTCTGGCTCCCGCATGGCGTGCTTCGCGGTTAGACCCAATGAAAGCGCTCCGAACCGAATAG
- a CDS encoding VOC family protein — MIFGAHVILYSKSAEEDRAFFRDILGFKSVDAGQGWLIFALPPGEAAVHPSSEIGTQDLYFMCDDLKSEMASLAKKDVKCSQVQEARWGSITKIRLPGGGEVGLYQPKHPTALGLQ, encoded by the coding sequence ATGATTTTTGGGGCGCACGTAATTCTCTACAGTAAAAGCGCCGAGGAGGATCGCGCATTTTTCCGCGATATCCTCGGTTTCAAATCCGTTGATGCCGGTCAAGGCTGGCTGATCTTCGCCCTGCCGCCCGGAGAAGCTGCAGTACACCCATCCAGCGAGATTGGCACCCAGGATCTCTACTTCATGTGCGACGACTTGAAATCCGAGATGGCATCTCTCGCAAAGAAAGACGTTAAGTGCTCTCAAGTCCAGGAAGCACGATGGGGTTCCATTACGAAGATCAGACTTCCCGGAGGTGGCGAGGTCGGCCTTTATCAGCCTAAGCATCCTACGGCCTTAGGCTTGCAATGA
- a CDS encoding DUF2157 domain-containing protein yields the protein MTILARLELWKEQGAISTEQQAHLASLSRGQPFSLSLELNLLLYAGILAFVAGLGWTISTWSQQLGDVLVLTILSIILTASFWYCFSRAPAWSAAETAPPTAIFDYVLYLGCLVWCVELAYLEHRFHVLSGQWDLYLLATALLFLFLAYRFDNRFVLSLALSSLAGWFGLTISHWPSHQDTAYRLYALVYCLVVGAAGAVFERLKWKVHFFTTYLNIVANVLFWAILSGVFDSHDRGLWLVGLLVACAASLAWGLKRRQFVFVAYAAVYGYVGVSWMLIRNTSDSTFVLAYFVFTAIAMIAMLVQVARRFGRPE from the coding sequence ATGACTATCCTCGCTCGCTTGGAGCTCTGGAAGGAGCAAGGTGCGATATCGACTGAGCAGCAGGCTCATTTAGCGAGCCTCTCTCGCGGACAACCTTTCTCCCTCTCGCTTGAGCTCAACCTTCTGCTCTATGCAGGTATCTTGGCGTTCGTTGCCGGACTTGGCTGGACTATCTCCACCTGGTCGCAGCAACTCGGTGATGTACTCGTCCTGACCATTCTCTCCATCATCCTCACCGCCTCTTTTTGGTATTGCTTTTCCCGTGCGCCCGCCTGGTCGGCTGCGGAGACGGCTCCGCCGACTGCGATCTTCGACTATGTCCTCTACCTCGGCTGCCTTGTCTGGTGCGTAGAACTCGCCTACCTGGAACACCGTTTCCACGTCCTTTCCGGTCAATGGGATCTTTATCTCCTGGCCACGGCCCTCCTCTTTCTCTTCCTTGCCTATCGTTTCGACAATCGCTTCGTGCTGTCTCTCGCTTTGTCCTCGCTTGCCGGATGGTTCGGACTCACTATCTCGCATTGGCCGTCTCATCAGGACACGGCATACCGACTCTATGCCTTGGTTTACTGTTTGGTGGTCGGTGCAGCTGGAGCGGTTTTTGAGCGCCTCAAATGGAAGGTGCATTTTTTCACTACGTATCTGAATATCGTTGCCAACGTTCTATTCTGGGCAATCCTTTCCGGGGTCTTCGATTCGCACGACCGTGGCCTATGGCTTGTCGGTCTGCTGGTCGCATGCGCCGCGTCTCTCGCCTGGGGCCTGAAGCGCCGGCAGTTTGTCTTCGTCGCCTACGCCGCCGTCTACGGCTACGTGGGTGTTAGCTGGATGCTCATCCGCAACACGTCGGACAGCACCTTTGTCCTGGCCTACTTCGTGTTCACCGCAATCGCAATGATCGCGATGCTTGTCCAGGTCGCGCGTCGCTTTGGGAGGCCGGAATGA
- a CDS encoding AraC family transcriptional regulator, translating into MRREKQPGETTVSNEKLWIVLRRAHQAIDECLVYNVTTRGIAVTDFMVLEVLLHSAPLAAAAIAEKTRLAIASVEITISRLRQQQLISAKAHRAGEQEQFLLTEEGRNVIEWMFAEHLKDIESIFNVLSSDKLFDLYQILRKVGRNAESRRTAPAIDAGGGLTPWQLRRATEFMRQRMAHPITTKEIAASIELSDSYFRRAFKSVTGVTPHKWLLSARINHAQKLLKEGAVPMSEIASVTGFGDQSHFSRTFQRTTGVSPRIWQRDHNLR; encoded by the coding sequence GTGCGCCGCGAGAAGCAGCCTGGAGAGACAACTGTCTCAAACGAAAAACTCTGGATCGTACTTCGTCGCGCCCATCAAGCCATTGATGAATGTCTTGTGTACAACGTCACCACTCGAGGAATTGCAGTAACCGACTTCATGGTTCTTGAGGTTCTTCTGCATAGCGCGCCACTAGCCGCGGCAGCTATCGCAGAGAAAACCCGGCTAGCCATCGCCTCGGTCGAGATAACCATCTCTCGTCTTCGACAGCAGCAGTTGATCAGCGCTAAGGCCCATCGCGCGGGTGAGCAGGAACAGTTCTTGCTGACCGAAGAGGGACGAAATGTGATTGAGTGGATGTTCGCGGAACATCTGAAGGATATTGAGAGTATCTTCAACGTCCTTTCGAGCGACAAACTATTCGATCTATATCAGATACTGCGCAAAGTTGGGCGCAACGCAGAGAGCCGCCGTACGGCGCCTGCGATAGACGCCGGGGGCGGTCTCACCCCTTGGCAGTTGCGCCGCGCAACAGAATTCATGCGCCAGCGGATGGCCCATCCGATCACCACAAAGGAGATCGCCGCTTCTATTGAACTTTCCGACTCCTACTTCCGGAGAGCATTCAAGAGCGTGACTGGCGTGACCCCGCACAAGTGGCTTCTCAGCGCGCGGATCAATCACGCCCAGAAGCTTCTGAAAGAGGGCGCCGTACCCATGTCCGAAATTGCGTCCGTGACCGGATTCGGAGACCAAAGCCACTTCTCCCGCACTTTCCAACGCACTACAGGTGTCTCGCCACGTATATGGCAGAGAGACCACAATCTTCGGTAA
- a CDS encoding nuclear transport factor 2 family protein: MTIGHQESLDYDRLMREHLTRVFNERDSNARLKAIEEIYADDATLYESADSSVQGHLAINQAVDALLSSLPPAFTFTPIGPAVGHHGVGRLRWKSGSPDGPVGVTGMDVIHFVNGRIHSIYVFLDPPAA, translated from the coding sequence ATGACCATCGGCCATCAGGAGTCGCTCGACTACGATCGCCTGATGCGTGAGCATCTTACCCGCGTATTCAACGAGCGTGATTCGAATGCCAGGCTCAAAGCAATTGAAGAGATTTACGCCGACGACGCCACGCTGTATGAATCTGCGGACTCTTCAGTACAGGGTCATCTTGCTATCAACCAAGCCGTGGATGCACTTTTATCGAGTCTGCCTCCTGCATTCACTTTTACCCCAATCGGTCCCGCAGTAGGTCATCACGGTGTCGGACGGCTTCGTTGGAAGTCAGGATCGCCAGATGGCCCGGTGGGCGTGACCGGAATGGATGTGATCCATTTCGTGAATGGCCGCATCCACTCCATCTACGTCTTTCTTGATCCACCTGCCGCTTAG
- a CDS encoding hydrolase: MPKIGLEGLLRPEDSILVLIDHQPYQFTNLNSHDPQAVINNVVGLAKAAKVFNVPTILTTVIEERGGYLIKALQDVFPDQKPIDRTFINTWEDPKVTDIVKKSGRKQLILAALWTEICLAMPAIQALGEGYEVFIVTDASGGVSAESHDMAVRRLVQAGAVPITWVAVMSEWQRDWARDTADALTGIVTEHGGASGVAYAWEQQLLATSKKASA, encoded by the coding sequence ATGCCCAAGATTGGCCTCGAAGGCCTACTACGCCCTGAAGACAGCATCCTTGTGCTGATCGATCATCAGCCTTACCAGTTCACTAACCTGAACAGTCACGACCCGCAGGCGGTCATCAATAACGTCGTCGGTCTCGCAAAGGCCGCAAAGGTGTTCAACGTACCGACGATTCTCACCACAGTGATTGAAGAGCGTGGTGGATATTTGATCAAGGCACTTCAGGATGTCTTTCCGGATCAGAAGCCAATCGACCGAACTTTTATCAACACCTGGGAAGACCCCAAAGTTACGGACATCGTGAAGAAGAGCGGACGCAAGCAACTCATCCTGGCAGCCCTCTGGACCGAGATTTGCCTTGCGATGCCGGCGATTCAGGCACTTGGCGAAGGGTACGAAGTCTTTATCGTTACCGATGCTTCGGGCGGAGTCTCCGCAGAAAGCCACGACATGGCTGTACGTCGTTTGGTGCAGGCTGGTGCGGTACCGATCACTTGGGTTGCGGTTATGTCGGAGTGGCAGCGGGACTGGGCGCGTGATACGGCCGATGCTCTAACCGGTATCGTCACCGAGCATGGTGGTGCCAGTGGTGTTGCCTATGCGTGGGAGCAGCAACTGCTTGCCACCAGCAAGAAGGCCAGTGCATAG
- a CDS encoding amidohydrolase produces the protein MIRKILIAFVTVYSFCAGQAQTTQDDPGADLIVINAKIFTGNRAQPEASALAVKKGRIYFVGSNEDILGLKNSKTKVIDARSRRLIPGIIDAHIHVLNDLAYNYNVRWDGVPTLTRALTMLHEQAERTPDGQWVKVIGGWSPYQFKENRFPTLDELRQAVPNRPMIVQYAYNEAFLNKQAMEALGVGTDRFPKLPDVEFEKDSHNIPTGVVHGYTWLFLALETMVPQPTFDEQVSSVIDSVHGLNRFGVTSIIDNGGRWAYPKGQAVVDVLARDNRLNVRMPFVDLQLGNGGQVNMVDLELEAITKTAPLSPGQNLYPALLHGLEYRGAGEVLNGDVHDHENFDRPAVIIAPEKMRRFVEEDVRKLIQRRIPFRMHISYNENISPFLDALEKVNETVPLDGLRWGLEHAETITPENIARVKKLGGGIALDGKMALHADGFIKTYGREKALETPRLRMLVDSGIPLALTTDAFRAATYNPWVAISWTVSGRSVSGSEVLAKDNRLTRAEALKLFTKGAAWFTNAESEMGAIAPGNLADFAVLDRDYFTVPEDQIKSISSVLTIMDGKVVFGSQDYSDLSPKLPAPLPVWSPVQYFGTYYGEK, from the coding sequence ATGATCAGGAAAATACTCATCGCGTTTGTGACGGTTTATTCGTTCTGCGCGGGTCAGGCACAAACGACGCAGGACGATCCCGGGGCTGATCTGATCGTCATCAACGCAAAGATCTTCACTGGCAACCGTGCGCAGCCCGAGGCTTCGGCTTTGGCCGTCAAGAAAGGCCGCATCTATTTCGTCGGCTCTAATGAAGACATTCTTGGCCTGAAAAATTCCAAGACCAAGGTAATTGATGCGCGCAGCCGCAGGCTCATCCCGGGCATTATCGATGCCCATATCCACGTCCTGAACGACTTGGCCTATAACTACAATGTGCGCTGGGATGGCGTGCCGACGCTGACTCGGGCGTTGACGATGCTCCACGAGCAGGCGGAACGCACGCCGGATGGCCAATGGGTTAAGGTGATCGGAGGCTGGTCGCCGTATCAATTCAAGGAAAACCGCTTCCCCACGCTGGACGAACTACGCCAGGCCGTGCCCAATCGACCCATGATCGTGCAGTATGCCTATAACGAAGCCTTCTTGAACAAGCAGGCGATGGAAGCACTTGGCGTGGGCACCGATCGGTTCCCGAAGTTGCCGGACGTCGAATTCGAGAAGGACAGCCACAACATCCCCACCGGTGTGGTCCACGGCTACACCTGGTTGTTTCTTGCCCTCGAGACCATGGTGCCTCAGCCCACCTTCGACGAACAAGTGAGTTCGGTCATCGATAGCGTCCACGGACTGAACCGGTTCGGCGTGACCTCAATCATCGATAACGGCGGCAGGTGGGCATACCCTAAGGGCCAAGCGGTGGTCGACGTGCTTGCACGAGACAACCGTCTCAACGTGCGCATGCCCTTCGTGGATTTACAGCTTGGCAACGGCGGGCAAGTGAACATGGTGGATCTGGAACTCGAGGCGATCACAAAGACAGCACCACTAAGTCCGGGACAAAACCTGTACCCCGCCCTGTTACATGGCCTCGAATATCGAGGGGCTGGCGAGGTCCTGAACGGTGATGTGCACGATCATGAGAACTTCGACCGCCCGGCGGTCATCATCGCCCCGGAGAAGATGCGGCGATTCGTCGAAGAGGATGTGAGGAAGCTGATCCAGCGGCGCATCCCATTCCGCATGCACATCAGCTATAACGAGAACATCTCCCCCTTTCTCGACGCTCTGGAGAAGGTGAACGAAACGGTTCCGCTCGATGGCTTGCGATGGGGTCTCGAACACGCTGAGACCATCACTCCGGAGAACATCGCTCGGGTGAAGAAGCTTGGCGGCGGTATCGCCTTGGACGGCAAGATGGCACTGCACGCCGATGGTTTCATCAAGACATATGGTCGCGAGAAGGCATTGGAGACACCGCGCCTGCGCATGCTGGTGGATAGCGGCATTCCCTTGGCCTTGACCACTGACGCCTTCCGAGCAGCGACGTACAATCCGTGGGTCGCCATAAGTTGGACGGTATCTGGAAGGTCCGTGTCCGGATCCGAGGTGCTCGCCAAGGACAACCGGCTTACCCGAGCCGAGGCGCTGAAACTGTTCACCAAGGGCGCGGCGTGGTTCACAAATGCGGAATCCGAAATGGGCGCTATCGCCCCAGGGAACCTGGCGGATTTCGCAGTGCTCGACAGGGACTATTTCACCGTACCTGAGGATCAGATCAAGTCCATTTCATCTGTGCTGACGATCATGGACGGCAAGGTAGTGTTCGGTTCGCAGGACTACAGCGATCTTTCGCCGAAGTTGCCCGCGCCCCTTCCTGTCTGGTCGCCCGTTCAATACTTCGGCACCTACTACGGAGAGAAGTGA
- a CDS encoding alginate export family protein codes for MLRVVYVVLPLLLSSAVSFAQIVCPTTPPPYSLLREDDDNRYLENRTCRRDFWDKLEYVPLGLSRYRYLSFGGEAREWYEGMRNPNWGRGAQDGNGYLLQRLTVHADVHATRRVRFFVQLTSDFVFGRNGGPRPIDESRLFFENGFADIAMSKRREQSTVLRLGRQEFRFGSGRLVDVREGPNVRQAFDGVSLKWTSPSWTVTGFTVKPVLNRIGVMDAPPDHATTFWGTYAVHPLRKIRDGNTDLYYFGLARKNAAFEKGTQSELRHTVGARLWGAKGGFTYNSEANFQWGTFGTNDLLAWSTGHDFNYTFRSAPLQPQFGVDGGIASGNHGDSRSALGTFNPLFPTGFYWGQGALGLNGPANVIAIGPHVGLHFTKSLSLVMDNHSFWRESLEDGVYGLGVNLIVPGGGNSQRFLGNKPTVGLYWHPERHLEVSAAYAYFIAGPFLTQASPTGKNAGYAGVWTTYKF; via the coding sequence ATGCTTCGTGTCGTTTATGTCGTACTGCCCTTACTGTTGTCTTCGGCTGTCAGCTTCGCTCAGATCGTGTGCCCCACCACCCCTCCGCCTTACTCCCTCCTTCGAGAAGACGACGACAATCGCTATCTCGAAAATCGAACATGTCGCAGAGACTTCTGGGACAAGCTGGAGTACGTACCGCTCGGATTAAGCAGATATCGATATCTCTCGTTCGGCGGGGAGGCGCGCGAATGGTACGAAGGCATGCGCAATCCCAATTGGGGCCGCGGAGCGCAGGACGGAAACGGCTATCTCCTGCAGCGATTGACCGTTCACGCCGACGTACATGCAACGCGTCGCGTTCGTTTTTTTGTGCAACTCACTAGCGATTTTGTGTTCGGAAGGAACGGTGGCCCCAGGCCAATTGATGAATCCAGGCTTTTCTTCGAGAACGGCTTTGCGGACATCGCAATGTCAAAACGGCGAGAACAATCCACAGTCCTAAGACTCGGCAGGCAGGAATTCAGGTTCGGTTCCGGACGCTTGGTCGATGTCCGCGAGGGACCGAATGTCCGTCAAGCCTTCGATGGTGTGTCACTGAAATGGACCAGCCCTTCATGGACTGTCACTGGATTTACTGTAAAGCCGGTCCTGAACCGCATCGGCGTTATGGACGCTCCACCCGATCATGCCACTACGTTCTGGGGGACGTACGCCGTTCATCCCTTGCGGAAGATCAGGGACGGCAATACCGACCTCTACTATTTTGGGTTGGCCAGGAAGAATGCCGCATTCGAAAAGGGTACGCAGAGCGAATTGCGACATACCGTCGGCGCAAGGTTGTGGGGCGCAAAGGGCGGCTTCACCTACAACAGTGAAGCGAACTTCCAATGGGGAACCTTCGGCACCAATGACCTTCTCGCATGGTCAACCGGTCATGACTTCAACTACACCTTTCGATCGGCCCCCCTTCAACCGCAGTTCGGCGTTGACGGAGGGATTGCGAGTGGCAACCACGGAGATTCCAGGTCAGCACTCGGAACGTTCAACCCTCTCTTCCCAACAGGCTTCTACTGGGGGCAGGGTGCGCTTGGGCTCAACGGCCCGGCGAATGTCATTGCTATTGGCCCGCACGTCGGCTTGCACTTCACCAAATCGCTCTCGCTGGTGATGGACAATCACTCGTTCTGGCGAGAGAGCCTCGAGGATGGAGTCTATGGCCTCGGTGTGAATTTGATCGTCCCGGGCGGTGGTAATTCGCAGCGGTTCCTCGGCAACAAGCCAACGGTCGGCCTCTACTGGCACCCCGAGCGCCACCTTGAAGTGTCCGCTGCATACGCCTACTTCATCGCAGGCCCGTTCCTGACGCAAGCATCCCCGACTGGAAAAAATGCCGGCTATGCGGGGGTCTGGACAACATACAAGTTCTGA
- a CDS encoding LLM class flavin-dependent oxidoreductase, whose protein sequence is MEVGIDSFAASLPDPKTGKPPSGVDRMADLLEEIALADEVGLDVFGVGEHHRAEFLDSAPAVILAAAAARTKTIRLTSAVTVLSAADPVRVFQEFATLDLISKGRAEIVVGRGSFGEAFPLFGLEARDYDALFAEKLDLLLRLRETSHLSWRGKFRPSLTGQGVFPRPLQEHLPIWLGVGGTPESFFRAGALGLPLMVAIIGGDFHRFRPLIDLYRRGGQEAGYTSDQLKVGIHAMGFVAETSQEARDAFYPGWSHMVATIGRERGWSSLSRQQFDATAGPGGAYLIGDPAYVANKMLEVSDVLGGVSRITFQMSSASLETAAMKQSIELLGTEVAPRVRASVNG, encoded by the coding sequence ATGGAAGTTGGCATCGACAGTTTCGCGGCAAGCCTTCCTGACCCGAAGACCGGCAAACCTCCATCCGGTGTGGATCGCATGGCCGATCTCCTGGAAGAGATTGCGTTAGCCGATGAGGTTGGGCTTGACGTATTCGGTGTGGGCGAACATCATCGCGCAGAATTTTTGGACTCTGCACCCGCAGTCATTCTCGCGGCTGCTGCCGCTCGAACGAAGACAATCCGCCTGACGAGCGCGGTCACGGTATTGAGCGCGGCCGACCCTGTGCGTGTATTTCAGGAGTTTGCGACTCTGGATCTCATATCGAAGGGCCGCGCCGAGATCGTTGTTGGCAGAGGGTCTTTCGGTGAAGCTTTTCCTCTCTTCGGACTGGAGGCGCGTGACTATGACGCTCTCTTTGCCGAAAAGTTGGATCTCCTTCTAAGGCTTCGCGAGACGAGCCATCTGAGTTGGCGGGGAAAGTTCCGTCCTTCTTTGACGGGGCAGGGAGTGTTCCCACGGCCGTTGCAAGAACATCTTCCGATCTGGCTGGGAGTGGGTGGCACGCCGGAGTCTTTCTTCCGGGCTGGTGCGCTCGGACTGCCGTTGATGGTCGCTATCATCGGGGGCGACTTTCATCGGTTCCGACCTCTGATCGATCTCTATCGCAGGGGTGGACAGGAGGCTGGTTATACGTCGGATCAGCTAAAAGTTGGCATCCACGCAATGGGCTTCGTTGCTGAGACCTCACAAGAGGCGAGAGATGCCTTCTATCCTGGCTGGTCGCACATGGTCGCCACGATTGGACGTGAGAGGGGATGGTCCTCACTTTCGCGACAACAGTTCGACGCAACCGCCGGTCCGGGGGGAGCTTACCTGATCGGGGATCCAGCGTACGTCGCCAACAAGATGCTCGAGGTAAGTGATGTGCTTGGCGGAGTCAGCCGCATCACGTTTCAGATGAGTTCGGCATCGTTGGAAACCGCTGCGATGAAGCAGTCGATCGAATTGCTGGGAACCGAAGTTGCACCTAGAGTGCGAGCCTCCGTGAATGGTTGA